From the Jatrophihabitans endophyticus genome, one window contains:
- a CDS encoding quinone oxidoreductase family protein, translating to MRAVQLTEFGGPETLVVRDLPDPEADPGQRVLDVLASGVNYADTHQTEDSYLAKQTLPLIPGSEVVVRDDAGRRLVGMVSGGGYAQRIAVDTAQLFPVPDGVTDAQALTTLVQGATAWHLLRTSTHLQQGESVVVHAGAGGVGTIAIQLAKRWGAGRVIATASSEEKRALTRELGADVAVDSRAEDLTAALREANDGKRVDVVLEMTGGSVFDQSLAALAPLGRLAVFGMAGRTSPAPVDPGRLMGRSAAVIGFWLVHVVQRPELFAAAVTDLLDLVAQGAITPVVGETYPLAEAAVAHRSLLDRSSVGKLVLDPQA from the coding sequence ATGCGTGCCGTGCAGCTCACCGAGTTCGGTGGACCCGAGACCCTCGTCGTCCGCGACCTGCCCGACCCGGAGGCGGATCCGGGCCAGCGGGTGCTCGACGTCCTCGCGTCCGGCGTCAACTACGCCGACACCCACCAGACCGAGGACTCCTACCTCGCAAAGCAGACCCTGCCGCTGATCCCGGGCTCGGAGGTCGTGGTCCGCGACGACGCCGGGCGCCGCCTCGTCGGCATGGTGAGCGGTGGCGGCTATGCCCAGCGGATCGCGGTCGACACCGCGCAGCTGTTCCCGGTGCCCGACGGCGTGACCGACGCGCAGGCCCTCACGACACTCGTGCAGGGTGCGACGGCGTGGCACCTGCTGCGCACCAGCACCCACCTGCAGCAGGGCGAGTCGGTCGTCGTGCACGCCGGCGCCGGCGGGGTCGGCACGATCGCGATCCAGCTCGCGAAGCGCTGGGGTGCCGGCCGCGTCATCGCGACGGCGTCGAGCGAGGAGAAGCGGGCACTCACCCGCGAGCTCGGCGCCGACGTGGCCGTCGACTCGCGCGCCGAGGACCTCACCGCCGCCCTGCGCGAGGCCAACGACGGCAAGCGGGTGGACGTCGTGCTGGAGATGACCGGCGGTTCGGTGTTCGACCAGAGCCTCGCCGCCCTGGCGCCGCTCGGCCGGCTGGCCGTGTTCGGCATGGCGGGACGGACGTCGCCCGCTCCGGTCGACCCGGGGCGGTTGATGGGGCGCAGCGCCGCTGTCATCGGCTTCTGGCTCGTGCACGTCGTCCAGCGCCCCGAGCTGTTCGCCGCGGCCGTCACCGACCTGCTCGATCTCGTGGCCCAGGGCGCGATCACCCCGGTGGTGGGTGAGACCTACCCGTTGGCCGAGGCGGCCGTCGCGCACCGCTCGCTGCTGGACCGCTCGTCGGTGGGCAAGCTGGTGCTCGACCCGCAGGCCTGA